In Cyanobacterium stanieri LEGE 03274, the sequence CGGGTAATTTTGAGGATGGTTTGGGTAATAGTTTTAATATACCCGATCGCATCGACTTCGATCCCTATCCTTGGCAAAGTTTTGCTAACTGGATTACTTCTCAGTTAGTTCGTTGGGATATTTCTGGAGATGGTTTAGGGGCTCAATTAGTGGCCGAGCGTGGTTATAACGAAATTGGGCAGGATGTCTTTTTAACAGATTTGGCGAGGGAATTAGCGGAAGAATTGGGACAAACTCCCCCTGATGATATTTATCGCACGGAAACCCTTGCTTTTGATGAATTTGACCCTCAAAATCCTGAGGCCTATATTCAGGCTCAGATTGATGAGTTTGGATTTTAAAAAGGGCAATAGGCAATGGGCAATGGTTTTAGAGTAGAGCTGATCCCCCTTAGTTCCCCTTTATAAGGGGAAAATAAATAGTTACTTATAATTCCCTCATTATTGGGGGATTTAGGGAACAAACCTAATTCACATTTTTCCTCTAGTTTTAGCAATAAATAGAACACTAATTGCAGTAAATATGAATATTACTCAAGAAAATAAATTTAAACAGTTATTAGAAAGTGAAAATATAAGGGCGCTGGGGATATTCCTTCTTTCCCTCGGAATTTTCCTCTCATTGTGGGAAATCGGGGCAAATCTGGAACTTTTTTCCCAAGGAATGCCTACTGCTTCTCTGACTCTCAAGGAGTTATGGTGGTGGATTACTAATCCTTTTTTCAACAATGGCCCTAATGATATGGGTATTGGTTGGAATTTGTTGATTAGTTTACGGCGCGTGGCGATCGGTTATATCATGGCTTCTGTGGTTGCTGTACCCTTAGGCATTTTAATCGGTATTTCCAAAATTGCCGCTAAGGCATTCAATCCCTATGTACAGTTACTAAAACCCGTATCTCCTTTGGCTTGGTTGCCTTTGGGTTTATATTTATTCCGAGATTCCGAAAAAACAGGTATTTTTATTATCTTAATCAGTAGTATTTGGCCTACCCTTGTCAATACAGCTTTTGGGGTGAGTAATGTTAACTCCGATTATCTTGATGTGGCGAGAACTTTGGGGGCTTCCCGTTGGCGGACTATTTTTAAAGTAATTATTCCTGCGGCGCTACCTAATATTATTTCGGGATTAAGAATCAGTATGGGTATTTCTTGGCTGGTAATTGTGGCGGCGGAAATGCTTTTGGGTACTGGGTTAGG encodes:
- the ntrB gene encoding nitrate ABC transporter permease translates to MNITQENKFKQLLESENIRALGIFLLSLGIFLSLWEIGANLELFSQGMPTASLTLKELWWWITNPFFNNGPNDMGIGWNLLISLRRVAIGYIMASVVAVPLGILIGISKIAAKAFNPYVQLLKPVSPLAWLPLGLYLFRDSEKTGIFIILISSIWPTLVNTAFGVSNVNSDYLDVARTLGASRWRTIFKVIIPAALPNIISGLRISMGISWLVIVAAEMLLGTGLGYFIWSEWNNLYLPNIIVAIIIIGLVGLILDQIFIFLEKLVSFGKK